A section of the Corvus hawaiiensis isolate bCorHaw1 chromosome 16, bCorHaw1.pri.cur, whole genome shotgun sequence genome encodes:
- the DRG2 gene encoding developmentally-regulated GTP-binding protein 2: protein MGILEKISEIEKEIARTQKNKATEYHLGLLKAKLAKYRAQLLEPSKSPAAKGEGFDVMKSGDARVALIGFPSVGKSTFLSLMTSTASEAASYEFTTLTCIPGVIEYKGANIQLLDLPGIIEGAAQGKGRGRQVIAVARTADVVIMMLDATKGEVQRALLEKELESVGIRLNKSKPNIYFKPKKGGGISFNSTVTLTQCSEKLVQLILHEYKIFNAEVLFREDCSPDEFIDVIVGNRVYMPCLYVYNKIDQISMEEVDRLARRPHSVVISCGMKLNLDYLLEKLWEYLALTCIYTKKRGQRPDFTDAIILRKGASVEHVCHRIHRSLASQFKYALVWGTSTKYSPQRVGLTHMMEHEDVIQIVKK from the exons ATGGGCATCCTGGAGAAGATCTCGGAGATCGAGAAGGAGATCGCCCGCACGCAGAAGAACAAAG CCACCGAGTACCACCTGGGCCTGCTGAAGGCAAAGCTTGCAAAATacagagctcagctgctggaaCCCTCCAAATCCCCGGCTGCAAAGGGCGAGGGCTTCGATGTGATGAAATCAGGAGATGCCCGGGTGGCACTGATTGGATTTCCTTCCGTGGGGAAG TCCACGTTTTTGAGTTTAATGACCTCGACCGCCAGCGAAGCCGCGTCGTACGAGTTCACCACGCTGACCTGTATCCCAGGAGTCATAGAA taCAAAGGAGCCAATATTCAGCTGCTGGATCTGCCTGGAATCATCGAAGGAGCAGCTCAAG ggaagggcagaggccGGCAGGTGATCGCTGTGGCCAGGACAGCAGACGTTGTTATCATGATGCTGGATGCCACCAAGGGCGAAGTGCAGAG ggcctTGCTGGAGAAAGAACTGGAATCTGTAGGAATCCGTCTGAACAAAAGCAAGCCCAATATCTACTTCAAG CCCAAGAAGGGTGGAGGCATCTCCTTCAACTCCACTGTCACATTGACTCAGTGCTCTGAGAAGCTGGTTCAGCTCATCCTCCACGAATACA AAATCTTCAACGCCGAGGTCCTGTTCAGAGAGGATTGTTCCCCCGATGAGTTCATTGATGTGATTGTAGGAAACAGGGTCTACATGCCGTGCCTCTAT GTTTATAACAAGATTGACCAGATATCCATGGAGGAGGTGGATCGTCTTGCTCGGAGGCCCCACAGTGTTGTTATCAG CTGTGGCATGAAGCTGAACCTGGACTACTTGCTGGAAAAGCTCTGGGAGTACCTGGCACTCACCTGCATCTACACCAAGAAACGGGGAC AGAGACCAGACTTTACAGATGCCATTATTCTACGGAAAGGGGCCTCTGTGGAACATGTG TGCCATCGGATTCACAGATCATTAGCCAGCCAGTTCAAATATGCCTTGGTGTGG GGGACAAGCACAAAGTACAGCCCTCAAAGAGTGGGCTTAACCCATATGATGGAGCATGAAGATGTCATTCAGATTGTAAAGAAGTAA